One part of the Halopenitus persicus genome encodes these proteins:
- a CDS encoding DUF5814 domain-containing protein, with product MAITDKIYVKNHRQLASQLEASLPKGAFAGATLDLLFTGDGIAKLDSATRDRVLDFAEDFLDCDCDQNPYCGCPERKFARYLLELRAEGLGPNAIVDVMTDDYMVYAYTGDVRSFLDDSIRTMEAVETLADVDGHPEMADRARQAKRDLSG from the coding sequence GTGGCGATCACGGACAAGATCTACGTGAAGAACCACCGCCAGCTGGCATCCCAGCTAGAGGCGAGCCTGCCGAAGGGAGCCTTCGCCGGCGCGACGCTCGATCTCCTGTTCACCGGCGACGGGATCGCGAAGCTCGATTCGGCGACCCGCGATCGGGTCCTCGACTTCGCCGAGGACTTCCTGGATTGCGACTGCGATCAGAACCCCTACTGCGGCTGTCCGGAGCGGAAGTTCGCCCGCTATCTCCTCGAGCTGCGAGCCGAGGGACTCGGCCCGAACGCGATCGTCGACGTGATGACCGACGATTATATGGTCTACGCGTACACCGGCGACGTCCGGTCGTTCCTCGACGACTCCATCCGGACGATGGAGGCCGTCGAAACGCTGGCGGACGTCGACGGTCATCCGGAGATGGCCGACCGCGCCCGACAAGCGAAACGCGATCTTTCGGGCTAA